A genomic region of Cyprinus carpio isolate SPL01 chromosome B13, ASM1834038v1, whole genome shotgun sequence contains the following coding sequences:
- the LOC109056103 gene encoding CUE domain-containing protein 2-like translates to MDLQKIIHDALYDFILSYIPHADLSTLDDVILSYITGVLEDLGSQESVEENFDVEVFVEMLEAYIPGFSEIDSVKVCEMMFNLASKLASARDPESGEMKIEEGKFPLSESPSLTHGGSREKTYNLTLQAEGATAQVSESSWDTQEQHLLEMFPKCSVSEARSALSIAKGDMEEAVRLIIEGDVQLKCPMSLDANQGKTVSAEVDQKLKASILEKYMLVDSEEDKKVHRPVTPKDAPKKLVRYHGSQVVTTKGERYHLVKKEEPDDMKKTYVSLKPARKYRFH, encoded by the exons ATGGATCTTCAAAAAATAATCCACGACGCGCTGTACGACTTCATTTTGTCATATATTCCTCATGCGGATCTGAG tACACTAGATGATGTGATTTTGTCCTACATCACTGGGGTGCTAGAGGATTTGGGATCTCAAGAAAGTGTGGAGGAAAACTTTGATGTAGAGGTGTTTGTTGAAATGTTGGAGGCATACATTCCTGGTTTTTCAGAGATTGACAG tgtCAAAGTTTGTGAGATGATGTTTAATCTGGCATCAAAGTTGGCCTCAGCCCGAGACCCAG AATCTGGAGAGATGAAAATAGAAGAAGGTAAATTTCCCCTCTCAGAAAGCCCTTCTTTAACCCACGGAGGTTCAAGAGAAAAGACATACAACCTCACATTACAAGCAGAGGGAGCCACAGCTCAG GTTAGTGAATCATCATGGGACACACAGGAGCAACATCTTCTTGAGATGTTTCCTAAATGCAGTGTGTCTGAGGCCAGAAGTGCGTTGTCTATTGCTAAAGGAGACATGGAGGAAGCTGTTCGTCTTATTATTGAGGGAGATGTCCAGCTTAAGTGCCCAATGTCTCTCGAC gCAAACCAAGGGAAGACTGTTTCTGCTGAAGTTGATCAGAAACTTAAAGCAAGCATTCTAGAAAA GTACATGCTGGTTGACAGTGAAGAAGACAAGAAAGTGCACAGACCAGTCACTCCAAAAGAT GCTCCTAAGAAACTGGTGCGCTATCACGGCAGTCAGGTGGTCACCACAAAGGGAGAGCGCTACCATCTAGTCAAGAAAGAAGAACCGGATGACATGAAGAAGACTTACGTTAGTCTCAAACCAGCACGCAAATATCGCTTTCATTGA
- the LOC109056102 gene encoding hypoxia-inducible factor 1-alpha inhibitor produces MAAVTVAEADPAETDGAAAAAAFTDLRDPGWNESQLRQYTFPTRQIPRLSHTDPRAEVLINNEEPVVLTDTSLVYPALKWDIPYLQENIGNGDFSVYIAENHKFLYYDEKKMTNFQDFVPKSRRIEMKFSEFVEKMHQTEEQGGKDRVYLQQTLNDTVGQKIVVDFLGFNWNWINKQQAKRNWGPLTSNLLLIGMEGNVTPAHYDEQQNFFAQIKGHKRCILFPPDQFDCLYPYPVHHPCDRQSQVDFENPDYDKFPNFKNAVGYEAVVGPGDILYIPMYWWHHIESLLNGGVTITVNFWYKGAPTPKRIEYPLKAHQKVAIMRNIEKMLGEALGDPHEVGPLLNMMIKGRYDHGLS; encoded by the exons ATGGCAGCTGTGACCGTGGCTGAAGCGGACCCAGCAGAGACCGACGGagctgccgccgccgccgcctTTACGGATCTACGCGACCCAGGCTGGAATGAATCGCAGCTCCGGCAATATACTTTTCCAACCCGACAGATACCGCGACTGTCTCATACTGATCCGCGTGCGGAGGTCCTCATCAATAACGAG gagCCTGTTGTATTAACAGATACCAGTTTAGTATATCCAGCTCTAAAATGGGACATACCCTACTTGCAAGAGAACATTGGAAATGGGGACTTCTCTGTTTACATAGCAGAAAACCACAAATTCTTGTATTATGATGAGAAGAAGATGACAAACTTTCAGGACTTTGTGCCCAAATCTCGTCGAATAGAGATGAAATTTTCTGAGTTTGTGGAGAAGATGCATCAAACAGAGGAACAAGGTGGAAAAGATAG AGTGTACTTGCAACAAACTCTGAATGATACAGTAGGCCAAAAAATAGTGGTGGATTTCCTTGGATTCAATTGGAACTGGATTAATAAACAGCAAGCTAAACGAAACTGGGGACCGCTGACCTCAAATTTGCTGCTCATAGGCATGGAAG GCAATGTGACACCAGCACACTATGATGAGCAGCAGAATTTCTTTGCACAAATCAAAGGACATAAGAGATGCATCCTCTTTCCTCCGGATCAGTTTGACTGCCTCTATCCTTACCCAGTTCATCATCCATGTGACAGACAGAGTCAG GTTGATTTTGAGAATCCCGATTATGACAAGTTTCCTAATTTCAAAAATGCTGTTGGATATGAGGCTGTTGTGGGACCAGGTGATATCTTATACATCCCAATGTACTG GTGGCATCACATTGAGTCCCTGTTAAATGGAGGAGTGACCATCACAGTAAACTTCTGGTACAAG GGGGCACCAACTCCAAAGAGGATAGAGTACCCATTGAAAGCTCATCAGAAGGTGGCCATTATGAGGAACATAGAGAAGATGTTGGGAGAGGCCTTGGGGGACCCGCACGAG GTTGGTCCATTGCTGAACATGATGATCAAAGGCAGATATGACCATGGACTGAGTTAA